Below is a window of Phoenix dactylifera cultivar Barhee BC4 chromosome 7, palm_55x_up_171113_PBpolish2nd_filt_p, whole genome shotgun sequence DNA.
AAAATCTCTTCAACTTCTAGCACAAGTATTGTCATTAAAATTTGACCTCTTACAAACTCATGATCTTGAAAATAAGTGTTCTTTTTGAACATAAGGAGTTCAATTACTCTAATTGATTCATTTAGCTGAGTTGCACATGCAACAAACTGATGTGGTGGCTTATGTGGCACCCAAGTCCAATCAATCTTTAAAGGTATATAAAAATTATGTTAAATGAAGTTTCATATTCTTGATATTTTCTATTGATAACTTTGTCAATGCATGTTTGCAAAGATTTTGCAGTGGGGTGTTAAGTACTTGATGCAAGCCACCTTGTAAATATCTCTAAATGAAACACATAAAGCCATCCAGCTAGACCACTTGGAAGCAAtttttttgagataattttCAGTTTATCATCTCCTGTCGATATTTGAGTTTACTGTTCGACCTATCATATCTTTGCCCCCCCCTGTAACTATAGACGGCTTCATCTAGTTAGCAAAGAGCACTAGTTGTTTTATCTCCTCAAATGTGCTTTTGACTTCTTTCCTGAGATTACCATTTTCAGAACTTGTTTTGTTGTGCAGAGTTATATTTCAGGTATTGGTAATTGGATAGCTGATGAGGTGCTTTATCAGGTCAGTCTGCTTGCATTTCCACATGATGTGGTATTGCTTTAAGTTTGAAGGTTTTTGTTTAGCATTATTGATGCCATCCTTTTGTTTGCATGATCAGATATTCTGTTTTGTGCCTGTCATTTTTTTGTGCAAGTTTTCTGGTATTAGGTTCTTCGAGGTTAGTTCTAGTAATAGCTAAATTGAGTTCTAATAGCAATAGTGAGATCCACCAATGTTAAAGATATTTTAGTATTAGAACACGCATAACATATAATCATTTTCAAAcacaataaaattaaaagaaaaaagataaaagagaaatgaagtcaataaacaaaaaaatgaaatagacTTAAGTACGAATTTATTGCCTAAATATAGTCTTTGAAGCCCTTATAGTCCTCCCTCTCCCGCTactacttgatttcctttccaTGAACTTTTGGCTCTCCTGCTCATGCCGAATGTGGATCATCCAACTACTGCATTTCCTCTTTTTATTAATGTTTATAAAAAATGATGGGTACTTAAGTCGCCTGCATAGCCTATAACCTGCCTGAGCTGTCCTCAGCTGATAGCCTTACTGCTCTAGAGTTAGTATGCAATTATCCTCTTTGTTATCTGACATATCAAATTGACTTTAATTACCTATCACTTCTTTACTTTCATTTTGCAGTCACTGAAACTCATGGGGAGTCCAAGAGTTACTGTGAATCTGTAGACCTATCTATGTGGTAGCGAGCAACTTCATGAATACCTGCTTGAGATAAAAGATTTTGGCCTTATTTGCTAATTTCTTAGCTCAGGTTGTTGTTTATAGTCACTGTAGTTTAGCAGAAAAACCCATTCAACCTTGTCTTGTACGTTTGACAACTTAGCCAAGTGGTATTCAAGCCATAACATGGATGACCTGTCAGACTCATTCTTAAAACTTGGCCGAGTCATGTTCAAAAAGCATGTCGGTTCCTCAGGTTAACCCAATAAGTGGTTGATTCAAGTTGACTTGGCCTAGTCACGTAGATCAATCTACTGGGTTTTCCAATCTTGATGACAAATATTGCATCCATAAGTGTAGCCTCAAGTCTTTATAATAGGTTTTATCAAGGTTTTGAGCCCATGCTGGTCTGTGCTGATTGGCATGTATGGTGCCAGGTGAACACTGGCACCAGAGACTGTGTCAGAACCACCAACTAGGTTACACCCCTTGTCCACTCTGATTCCATCTGCCGCTGCTTTAAATCCAACTGCTAGACCTAGAAACCAAAAAGGGGAACAAGGGAGTGGGGTGTAattgtaaaataaaattaaaacagAGGATTGGGAGTCAACAAAAGCTTTATAAGAAATCCATCTCTGTTCGATGCACTCTACATTTATTTCATGATAGGGATTATTTCTTGATTAAAAATCTTTTCAGAAAAGGAACAGTTTGATAAGATCAAGGAACAGTTTTGAGTTTACATGTTGAGATGCCTTATTTGGAGGAACAATGGGAAACCACTCTAGATAGTTCTCGGCGCTTTCCTTATGGTTCCCTATGACAAATTTACTACAATTTTTCTCATCTTTTTATGCAATTCTCATTTTTGAGGATGCTTATGTTTTGCCTCTCAATCCATTCCCTTTGGAGCATCTATGGTGATCACTGTCTTCCATGCATATATCAATCCTTGTGAAGAACTCGTCAATTAAATTTTGCCAGTTGCTGTACCCAGTtttttgatgcaatatatttgtAAATCTTTCATCAAATGATTTAAAAAATCTTGCTGAAGGTTTCCATTCTAAGTATGATTTCTAGCTTCTGGTATTACTCATATTTATAGGCAAGAATTCATCCCCTGCAAATTGCTTCAAGCCTCTCAAGAGAGAGCTGTGAATCATTGCACAGATGCATGGAAGAGGTGAGCATATATAATCACGTACGCCCTTGCGATTGCAgaaatttgttttataaaaGAAACTGCCTATGATTTATAAAACAAGTACGAAAGATAATATCTGTAGGTTATTCAATTAGCGGTTGAAGTTGATGCTGACTCCAGCCATTTTCCAATTGAATGGTTGTTTCATTTTCGGTGgggaaagaagtttggaaaagTGAATGGTAAGATACTCCTGATACATGGTTCCTTGACCCATTATTTAAATGATTTTACAGGTAATTGAAAAGGCACTGGAAGTTGGAGCTGATAGTAATCAGTTTCCTGAAAATTGGATATTTCATTCCCGTGAAAAGAAACCTGGGAAGGCCTTTGTGGATGGTTTGCTTCCTGACTCATCCTGGCTGGTTTCACAGATCACGTGATATTTGCTTTTACTTTGAATATTTGTTTCCTCTAAATCATGGGTTTTGCCATTCCCAATTGTAGATTATAGTTTTGACATATTTAATCATTCATGGTAGTCCTCAATAATCCCAAGATTTTGTGTTATGATGTGAAGTTCTGTTGCAACATGACTATTTACGTGAAGGACATGGTGGAAATGTTAGCATAAGTATGAATCTTCTATTATTAGGTCCAAGGTTTCCTCGATGTAATGAAAGTTATAATTTCTTCTTTGTTGCACACAATTCTTATGAGAACCTATTAAATCCTTTGATTTGCATTGGCGCATGCTGTATCGAGTGATGtttattgaatatcattctctTGATAATCTCAGAAAACTaacaattatatttttattagtaGCAATTTAGTTGTAAAGATTCAAATTTCACTCAAAGAATAACATTGGCATCCTAATATGCCATTAAAAGAAATGCATTATTGTTTGAGCCATCTGGttatattctttttcttctcttttcttttctttttcttttgagtaaAGAGCCATCTCAAGATCtgccgtaccggtggccggctggaccggtatggtaccggtccggtccggtccgtaccggccagcACCGGTACCGTACCACCGGACCGGCCTGCACCGGTACCGTACCACCGGACCGGCCtgcaccggtaccgtaccggccggtaccgtaccggccggtaccagtACCGTACCAGCCCAGTACGGTGCGGCGCTATggttgttttgaaaaaaaatgacgTAGGTTCGCACCGATACGAtgccggtaccgaccggtacggaccATGTACTGGTCGGCTCTCCTAAAAACCacccggtaccggattccatgCAGATCCAGTACCGATCTAGGgtcggaccggtacgtaccggcccgtaccggccggtacgggcccgtacGGCGGACCATAAGCCATCTGGTTATATTCAAACACTACAACAAGATTAATGCAGCTATATTCTTTCTAAATTTAAGGTACTATGGTTGGAATTGATGTAATGTTTCACTATCGTGGTTGAATATTTGAAATATAGACATGTAGTATACTATATCCCTCTTATTTAGTAAAGTTGCACATTTATGTGAGAATATCGTATATATGCACGTTATACAATTGCATACAATTACTACTACAGGAAGACCCTTCAAATTGAGGATAGCTCATTGACCTGGAGTTACAATAGCAGTATGCCATATGTGTTAGTTGATCAATAGACTATAAGTAGGGAAGTGATGACAAGACGTAGTTTGTGCTAGATTTGTAACAAGGAAAACAACCTTGGGAGACCTGTGAGATAGCTTTGTGTTTACACCAATAGGTATACGGATGAAGAGCATTACACAGTAAGGTGCAGAGACTACTAATAGCAGTAGGAAAAGATAAAGATTCTCACAAGCTGAGCCTGACAAACAACAGTTAATTTGTGGCGTTGACAAGTTAGGATGCAGTCTTGAAGATCTAATGGCAATTTCATTTAGAACACTAATGGCTTGGTAACTGAGGGTAGGTTTCTTGAATGGAAATAACATCAAGAATACCATAAGAGATTTCTGAACGTGTGATCAAAACTTGAGTTGAAGTTTCTGACTTAGCAAATTTGATGCGAACTGATAAGTGATGATAAATGTGATATCCACCTTTCAGCTAGCCACAAGATAAATGCaagtaaaagaagaagaaacatcTGTAGAGAAAGGCTTGCATGGAAATAAGAGGTTGATAAGAGCAAGAATGAGCTAAATCAAAATGAATAGAATGATATCTTATTCTTCTTGCAATGATGGGGGCATAAGGAGccaaaaattatgctaatatataatttgtatatttttggtagtccaAGGATATCTCCAGGTCCGCTGAACAAAAGAAAGTTCTATGCCATGAAAGATGGATAAGTCAATAATGTAAAATGCAGAGGACTTGAGATTCAGGAACTCAGAGATGCTTATGGAGATGCTAATCCACAATAACCTTATGATATTTTCAAATCTTGTGCCTGTATGAGGGTCATGCAAACAACAAAGAGAGAATGGGAATGAGACACCAGATCTAGATTTGATAAGAAGAAGCTGAATTGATTAGTGTTTGGACATCTATAATAATTTGAAATACCTTAATCTTCTTAAAAAGGCGTCTTCAGGACCTTTGTGTCTAATCACTTCATGTAATAGACTTTTTCAAGTTCCCTGTAGCAGTTTATTAAGTAGAGTTACCTTTAATTAGTCCAGCTCTCATGACCCGAGAGCCATTGCCTCATCTGAGGCCCGAGAATGAGATGGATGAACTATTGCATTTAAGTTGCCAGGTTTATAAACCTGCAAGAGAGATGTTTATGGATATATCTATTGTTCAGTGTATGAATATAGCACAAGTATATGCAGTCATCAAATGTCAGTTGAAAGGAAAATGTATATGATAATCAAGGCAAACTACTTTTGCTTCCACATCATCTCTTAATCCCCCCAcctgggtctctctctctctctatatatatatatatatataattgctGGTACTTGCTTCTTGAACGAAGTAGTAAGTTTGGGCTTTTCTATCTTTTGACAGGGAAGAAAATTGACTTCATCACAGCAGGTGGCAGAGTAAGTTATCAAAGACAAAAAGGCTCTTCTCTTATTTGATTTATACACATCTCTGACTTACCATTATCTATTTTCTCAGACTTCAGCCTATGTGCCTGAGTTGCAGAAGCTGAAAGGGAACCAATCGGAGAAGGTCAGACAAAGTAAATCAAGAAAGGTGATGTCTGATAAAAATAGTCACGACCAGGAAGAATCAGAATCATCAGATAGGGAGGAAGAGGAATCTAAAGAAGCTCCGAAGTCAAAGAAGAGTGAGAATGCTACTGGAGGTACAAAGAAGCGGCAAAAGAAACTTAATGATGCTGATGACAATGGGGACAAGCCACAGAAACCAACAAAAGGGAGAACAAAGAAACAAGCAAACATGGCAAAGAACTCATCAAACAAGAGAACAAAATCTGGTCAAGCAAGTCCACCGCAGAAGAGGAAGGCACGGAAATAGGATGCTAATACCTAACTTCCTAACCAAGGTGTTCTTTGGAGCAATACATGGTGGATTGAGACTCTGATCTGTCTTCTATGCTTCTTTTGTTTGTTTCTTCCGGTGTCCTTGTGAGACGTTTCCTCTTTTGTTTAGAGGTATATATTAGTATAGATTAAAGTGGTGCTATGCTTCTGCGGTTGTAATATAAAAATAGTGATGCTGACTGTTGGCTAATGCATAGAAGCTTGTTGCCATGGATTTTGCTTGTCTGCTGTCACTGGGAATGCCTACAAATTCCACAGGTAACTGTATATTTAGCTTAGTAGACTAAGAAAAAGCTTGGAAGGCTTCGTGAGGGTATGCTCTAACCAATTTCCATTTTGGCCTTGCATGTTAAGCTTGTAAATGTAAATGTGTTCTAGAATTATTTGAAAGAAAGGTTTTGCCAAAGTTCCTTGTCATCTGTATTCATGGGCAAGAAGCATGACAGATGACAAAAGTGGAATGAACTTCTATTGCTGCTGGTTGCATTATCCACCATCCAAATCTAgatattacattaatatttaAATGCATATGTTGTTTTGGAAGAGAAAAATTTTGGTCAGCTTATGTCTGATCTGTTTTCACCCTTATTTATAGATCTTCGGTTTTATCTTGTGtcttgagaaaagaaaaagatgtttTCAGAAGAAGATTTCAAAAATGCTAAACATtccctctttcctttctttaggCTGTCTTATATCTGCCCGTACCCCTCTCTCTGTCATTTTTACCAGCATTCTTGATAAGCCAACGGTGGgtgaaaaaaaatcaatcaatttatctatatctcttggaagaagtttGTAGGGCAACCTTTTCTAGTGATCTTTAGGAGAGAAAATTGTTGTTTTGTTGGGAAATCTGTCTCTCTCTGTAGTTTAAATATTTGTTAGTTTAATCATCTCTATCTCTTAGAAGTAGTTTGTAGGGCACCCAAGCTTGTATCCTCTCCATCCAGAGCTTCCTCCAATCtttcgcctctctctctctctcaaccaATCCTGTTTGGATTTGGTTTCACACCTCTTTCCTTAGCTTCCCAATCTAATATAATTTAGttctaattaaagaaaatctaaTTGAGTTTAAAATCTTTTTCCTTGTCCGCCCAATtaaatttgatttatttttatgaaaaataaaatttttatcggAAAGTCCATGATATCATGGAGTTTAATTAAATAGCTAATGTTATTCTAGTTACGCAAAACATGATAAGaaataagtaataaaaaaaaatctgagatgGTAGGGATATCCAGTATTACTCTTCTTGAGAACACAAATTTTGTGTTTCGTAAAATGCGCTTTATGCTAGTTTTCCAATTTGGTCTCTTGAGATACTTCTCTTCGAGTAGATTTTTTATTTCGGCTTTCTGAGAAACTTCTTTTCCAGCGGGCAGCTGTTGAGAGCAATATTTGCCCGTCGAGCTTTATTTCCACCCCAGGCAATATTGTTTCCCAAGATACAGTTCACACATTGACTTAGCGGTCATACCCCTCCACTCACAAACAAGTAATCCATGGCTCGCGGTTTGAACGGTGTCTCTATCAAGATTTCCCCCCAAATACAGGTAGAGTCTCTCAGGTGAATCCTAGGttcaaataacataaaaaacaattaactacaaaaaaaaaaggattcctAGTTGTACACCAGCAAGGGGAAAAGGGAGGTTCTACAATATCAATATGCAACTGTTTATAGGCAAGAAAGATGCTGGTTGATGTAGTGTGAATTTTaactacccaaaaaaaaaaaaaatcctagttGTACACCAGCAAGGGGAAAGGGAAGGTTCTACAGCATACAACCGCTTATATGTGAGAGATGCTAGATGCAACCAGCAAAAAAATTATGAGCTATACAGTACTCAAATCCTTTCGTAAAAACTAAGCTCATTAAGTCCACCGTGGATGGTTACCTTTGTGGTCACGCACCTCCACTTAGCAACCGGATGTTCCAAGATCAATTGTTGGATGGTGCACATTCAAGAATTTGAATTTAGATAATTATAATGTAGGCGGGAGTGTGGGATTCCCTCCCCTTTCTGTCTCTCAAAAGGCTCGGACAACGAGTTTTGCGTGgcgtatatataaatatatatcttcAGCTACCGCCCGCGAGAGAGGGTTCATGCGGGGAAGCACCCATCTTCCTCCAAGCCCATATCCAAGAATCTGAATTTAGATGATTCTAATGTTGGCGGGAGTGTGGGattccttccctctctctctaaaagttctgacaACGAGTTTTAGTAGCATACATAATTTCAATTTAAGGGGGGTATTTTTGTAGAGTTGGGGGAATAGCCCATGCAGGGGAATAAAAGAGCTCATCATTCGGTTGCAACCTTTTCAGACAAATAATAGATGGCTGCCTTGtgctaaaataaatttaataagtTGAGAGAGCCATCTGCCTCAAAACCCCCTATTCAAAACCATTCACACTAATATGCATGCCACTTACGCTCACCCCAGAGGGCTTACAACCCAGCAGCCAATACAAGCTTAAAATATGCATGGGTCGCCTTCTCAACCAAATGGCTTGCAAGCATGATTACTCCCCTGCATTACAGGATTCAAGCGGAAGGCAGTTTCAGCTGCTGATTGGAACCCAACAAAAATAACACAGAATGCACCAACTATTAATAATGGCAAGAGCTATCAACTATCGAAAAGACCTGTCAAAGCTTAAAATAATCAACAAATGAAAAAAAGCCGCTGAGAGTAATCAGGAAATCCACGTGTACCACACACACACAGAAACTGAATTCACTTTCAAATAATAGAGGATAAAATGGTAAAACCTTAGATTCATTAAACAATTATTGAAAGCTGTTGGTCACAGCAGCTATGAACACCCATATGTACGTCTTCAGTGATATCTTAATAACTGACAGAAAACAGCAGGGAGCAGCACTTGAAGTCCCTACATTCCAAACAAGTCCCAGTACCAAAGACAAACCAGGGATATAATACCAGAAATAGTAAGACTGGATACCTCCTTAATCCATAAGCATTATGCATTCTCAATCTATCAATATCACCTTTGACTTAAATATAATCACCAAGCAGCCTCCTCCAATCCACGAGTACTCTTTGCGCAGGTTTGACCCCTTTTTTAGTGATCTATCACTTCCACTACTGATGAAGTAGAACGCATCCTTGTGACAGCTAAACACTGATCATTAAGAGATGAATCATATGCAGAAGCAAAAAAAGATGGAAGGCACCCTCCACCGAACAACCCAGGTTCATGCCAAGTAGAATGCAAGCCCATTAAAGATCTCAACTATGATTAGACCTCTGTATCAATCAAATGAGGGGACCTCTCGACATTCCCAACATCAATCCTCAGTCAACCTTTTTTCTCCTTGAAGTCTAGCAGCCTCGGCACACCCtgtgaagtaaaaaaaaaaagagagcgtgCTTGATTTGTTTTATTGCTGGGTAACATAAATCACACATAATCAGACAAAAAATATGAAGACTAAATATCTGGCGAGGACAAGAGGGTTGCCAGCGTGGATACCCAAGAGAAGGATAGAAAGGAGAACACCAATAAGTGCTAATTGAATCACACTGATGAAGAACAAAAGTCAGTAGTACCAATATCTATCACCGACCTAAATGAACCAGAAAAAGTTAAAACCTTAACTGAAACCATcattttttgctgaaaaaattAAAGCTATTGTTCAAGTTCAGCAATTAAAAGTACGCCCAGATCTTCTCATCTCAGTAAAATACTGGACCACATTAAACAAATTGGACAAAACCCAAGCCCAACCCAATAATCCAAACTCCCAGTTTAGTTTAAAATTTTAGAGATGAAAAATTGGTTTAATATAAGTTGACTAATGATGAGTAATGAAGTTCACAAGTGATGTTGATAGAGAATAAAGAGGAAACATTGTTCAAAATATTTTGGCATATGGTGGTTGCTGTTGTGATGGAGGACCAGATGTTAAGAGGATAGATACAAAAAATGAAGACAACAATAACTGCACTGGAAAAATCAAATAGAATTTTGAGACGTCCCCATTTTAGGTCAGCAAATATACATAAAGTCAGACCAAATAAATTACAGCAAAAGGCACAATTACTTTTTAGAATAGAGATTAGTTACCATCAgtggaaagaaaaattaaaaggaatTTGGATAAAAACTAGAAAAGAGAGGTTTGTGCCGCTATATCTATATTTCTTGAATATTCTTGAAAGTCGCTACAATTAGTGAACTCAGAATTCTCAGCAGGTAGAACCTGAACCAATCAATCAGGAAGCCTATAACTAGCTCAGTATCTCGACATTCTACTTTGGCATAAGAGTTGCTAAACTTCTATTTGAAGTGATACCCACAAACCATCTTATGccaaaccatttttttttcttctgatacATTAAAAAAAGCGGCACTTATGGAAAAGTTTGAGCAACAACACTTACCAAATTTGAGGGTAAGCACCTGCAATGCTCCCAAGACACTCCATGCTCCAACAGAAAATTTTAACAACATTGAAAGGGCTGCAAAGGTGGGGGCCAAACTCGATAGGCATCAGGCTGTGGGCCACTCATTGTAGCAGATTATGAGGAACCACTAGtgcaaattaaaactcaaaTTAGTTTAATTTCTCAGATTTCTTACAGCAATATGGAAAGAATGGATTCTAAGATAAAAAATGCAGagaaaagattttaattttggcttcttaaaaaggaaaaatcaaattagacatcATTACCTGGAATCATCTTGATACGTCTGTCTCACACGAAGTAATGACCAGACCAGAGAGATTGTGCTTGATGCTGATGAGGCATCTGAGCGTGCTGCGGATTTGCCTGCTGAAGCTGTTCTTCCGAGAATGACTTTACATGTTCAAAAAGCTGAAAATCTTGCCATTTCTTTTCATTAAGCACAGGAGTCTGCATACTAGAAACCTGTTTCCCAGGAAATGGGAAGCTGTTAGCAATGGTAAAGGCATTACTGCTGGTAGCACTAACATTTGGGAACGCAGATATCATATGATTAACAGAATTCTCCTCCTCCATGTTTTTGATGGATGATAATCGATGACCATCCAGCCAGCTATAGTCATCAATCTGCAGGTGTTGATCCTTTATAACTGAATTAGAAATGGCATCCTCCTGTTGCTTAGAAGGTACATGGCTAAATCCTGGAGGGGGTCCATAGTGCCTAGCAGGCCGACTTACAGGATTTTTCTTTGCTGTGGGCAATGCTGCTGAAGGATTCATAGCAATGCCATCAGAGGTTGCTCCTGAAGGTACTATGGAGTCGAGTTTAGATGGTATGGCAACTTCTACAGATTTCATCTGACTAGATAGCATATTGAGAGTATTTAGATTAGCAGATGCAGAAAAGAAAGGCGAAAATGCAGCAGGCTGCAAACTGTTCGGGCCTTCTTGCACCTTCTGCTTAGCTAAAAACCCACCTTCGGTCATGTTCAAGTTCTTCAGTGTATCAGATAAAAATGCTTCTTGCCCCATAAGCCATTTTGAGGTGTCCAGA
It encodes the following:
- the LOC103706488 gene encoding formamidopyrimidine-DNA glycosylase isoform X4, with product MPELPEVEAARRAIEEHCLGKKITRCSAAEDPKVIDGVSPSDFESSLVGKTILAALRKGKNLWLRLDSPPFPTFQFGMTGAIYIKGVAVTKYKRSAVSSTDEWPSKYSKVFIELDDGLELSFTDKRRFAKVRLLEDPESVPPISELGPDALNELMQVNEFVDSLSKKKIAIKALLLDQSYISGIGNWIADEVLYQVIEKALEVGADSNQFPENWIFHSREKKPGKAFVDGKKIDFITAGGRTSAYVPELQKLKGNQSEKVRQSKSRKVMSDKNSHDQEESESSDREEEESKEAPKSKKSENATGGTKKRQKKLNDADDNGDKPQKPTKGRTKKQANMAKNSSNKRTKSGQASPPQKRKARK
- the LOC103706488 gene encoding formamidopyrimidine-DNA glycosylase isoform X1; translation: MPELPEVEAARRAIEEHCLGKKITRCSAAEDPKVIDGVSPSDFESSLVGKTILAALRKGKNLWLRLDSPPFPTFQFGMTGAIYIKGVAVTKYKRSAVSSTDEWPSKYSKVFIELDDGLELSFTDKRRFAKVRLLEDPESVPPISELGPDALNELMQVNEFVDSLSKKKIAIKALLLDQSYISGIGNWIADEVLYQARIHPLQIASSLSRESCESLHRCMEEVSIYNHVIQLAVEVDADSSHFPIEWLFHFRWGKKFGKVNGKKIDFITAGGRTSAYVPELQKLKGNQSEKVRQSKSRKVMSDKNSHDQEESESSDREEEESKEAPKSKKSENATGGTKKRQKKLNDADDNGDKPQKPTKGRTKKQANMAKNSSNKRTKSGQASPPQKRKARK
- the LOC103706488 gene encoding formamidopyrimidine-DNA glycosylase isoform X5 — encoded protein: MPELPEVEAARRAIEEHCLGKKITRCSAAEDPKVIDGVSPSDFESSLVGKTILAALRKGKNLWLRLDSPPFPTFQFGMTGAIYIKGVAVTKYKRSAVSSTDEWPSKYSKVFIELDDGLELSFTDKRRFAKVRLLEDPESVPPISELGPDALNELMQVNEFVDSLSKKKIAIKALLLDQSYISGIGNWIADEVLYQARIHPLQIASSLSRESCESLHRCMEEVIQLAVEVDADSSHFPIEWLFHFRWGKKFGKVIEKALEVGADSNQFPENWIFHSREKKPGKAFVDGKKIDFITAGGRTSAYVPELQKLKGNQSEKVRQSKSRKVMSDKNSHDQEESESSDREEEESKEAPKSKKSENATGGTKKRQKKLNDADDNGDKPQKPTKGRTKKQANMAKNSSNKRTKSGQASPPQKRKARK
- the LOC103706488 gene encoding formamidopyrimidine-DNA glycosylase isoform X3, with translation MPELPEVEAARRAIEEHCLGKKITRCSAAEDPKVIDGVSPSDFESSLVGKTILAALRKGKNLWLRLDSPPFPTFQFGMTGAIYIKGVAVTKYKRSAVSSTDEWPSKYSKVFIELDDGLELSFTDKRRFAKVRLLEDPESVPPISELGPDALNELMQVNEFVDSLSKKKIAIKALLLDQSYISGIGNWIADEVLYQARIHPLQIASSLSRESCESLHRCMEEVIQLAVEVDADSSHFPIEWLFHFRWGKKFGKVNGKKIDFITAGGRTSAYVPELQKLKGNQSEKVRQSKSRKVMSDKNSHDQEESESSDREEEESKEAPKSKKSENATGGTKKRQKKLNDADDNGDKPQKPTKGRTKKQANMAKNSSNKRTKSGQASPPQKRKARK
- the LOC103706488 gene encoding formamidopyrimidine-DNA glycosylase isoform X2, whose translation is MPELPEVEAARRAIEEHCLGKKITRCSAAEDPKVIDGVSPSDFESSLVGKTILAALRKGKNLWLRLDSPPFPTFQFGMTGAIYIKGVAVTKYKRSAVSSTDEWPSKYSKVFIELDDGLELSFTDKRRFAKVRLLEDPESVPPISELGPDALNELMQVNEFVDSLSKKKIAIKALLLDQSYISGIGNWIADEVLYQARIHPLQIASSLSRESCESLHRCMEEVIEKALEVGADSNQFPENWIFHSREKKPGKAFVDGKKIDFITAGGRTSAYVPELQKLKGNQSEKVRQSKSRKVMSDKNSHDQEESESSDREEEESKEAPKSKKSENATGGTKKRQKKLNDADDNGDKPQKPTKGRTKKQANMAKNSSNKRTKSGQASPPQKRKARK